The sequence below is a genomic window from Micromonospora aurantiaca ATCC 27029.
GAGAAGAGCGACGCGGTCCGGATCGAGGGCTGGCAGCCGTACATCACCCAGGAGGGGCAGTCGGTGTTCCGGTGGGCCACCACCGCGCTGGCCCCGCTCGCGCTCCAGGCGTGCGAGCGCGCCGGGGTGGACCCGTCGGAGCTGGCCGCGTTCGTGCCGCACCAGGCCAACGCCCGGATCATCGACGGCATCGCCAAGCGGCTGAACATCCCGGACGCGATCATCGCCAAGGACATCGTCGAGTCCGGCAACACGTCGGCGGCGAGCATCCCGCTGGCCCTGTCGAAGCTGGTCGAGCGGCGGGAGGTGCCCTCGGGCGCCCCGGTGCTGCTGTTCGGTTTCGGCGGCGGCCTGACCTACGCCGGTCAGGTCGTGCGCTGCCCCTGAGACCCCCTCGGGCGCGAACGCGCCGAGGTGTGTGACCGGCGACGCCGGTCACCGGTAACCCCCGATGAGAGGAACCAACCGCAATGACCCGTGACGAGATCACCGCCGGCCTCGCCGAGATCCTCGAAGAGGTTGCCGGGGTGAACCCGGACGACGTGGCCGAGGGGAAGTCCTTCACCGACGACCTCGACGTCGACTCGCTCTCCATGGTCGAGGTCGTGGTGGCGGCCGAGGAGAAGTTCGGCGTCAAGATCCCGGACAACGAGGTGCAGAACCTCAAGACCGTCGGGGACGCGGTCAGCTACATCGAGGCGCAGTCCTGATCATGAGTCGTCCCGACGTCGTCGTCACCGGGCTCGGCGCGACGACCCCGCTCGGCGGGGACGTCGCGTCGACCTGGGACGCCATGCTCGCCGGCCGCTCCGGGGTGGGTGCGCTCACCCAGGAGTG
It includes:
- a CDS encoding acyl carrier protein, producing the protein MTRDEITAGLAEILEEVAGVNPDDVAEGKSFTDDLDVDSLSMVEVVVAAEEKFGVKIPDNEVQNLKTVGDAVSYIEAQS